The following proteins are encoded in a genomic region of Rhodoferax aquaticus:
- a CDS encoding DegT/DnrJ/EryC1/StrS family aminotransferase: MVEFLSLKRVNAPHEGAIQAAVARVVQSGWYILGEETYAFEQEFATYCGAKHCIGVGNGLDALSLILRGFDIGAGDEVIVPSNTFVATWLAVTYVGAQPVPVDPDARTYNIDPQKIEAAITPRTKAIIAVHLYGQPAEMTAIQAIARRHGLTVIEDAAQAHGAQHAGKRAGSLGDAAAFSFYPGKNLGALGDGGAITTDDDALAARLRKLRNYGSSVKYQHDELGVNSRLDELQAAVLRAKLPFLDAENDARRAVAQQYMDALAGAPIELPFVPQGVDPVWHLFVVRTAARDTLIQGLKAHGIGHMIHYPIACHAQPAYADQVWPALPVAEALQHEVLSLPIAPYLSAQDVQAVTDAVRASLS; encoded by the coding sequence ATGGTCGAGTTCTTAAGCCTCAAGCGCGTTAATGCGCCCCATGAAGGAGCGATTCAAGCGGCCGTCGCGCGCGTTGTCCAATCAGGGTGGTACATCTTGGGTGAGGAGACCTACGCCTTTGAACAAGAGTTCGCCACCTACTGTGGGGCAAAACACTGCATCGGTGTAGGCAATGGCTTGGATGCACTCAGCCTCATCTTGCGAGGGTTTGATATTGGTGCTGGTGACGAAGTCATTGTTCCTTCCAACACCTTTGTTGCCACCTGGTTGGCAGTTACCTATGTGGGGGCGCAGCCGGTTCCTGTAGACCCTGATGCGCGAACTTACAACATAGATCCCCAAAAAATTGAAGCTGCGATCACGCCAAGGACTAAAGCAATCATTGCTGTGCACCTGTACGGCCAACCGGCAGAGATGACGGCAATTCAAGCGATTGCCCGTCGCCATGGGCTTACCGTCATAGAAGACGCCGCCCAAGCCCATGGGGCACAACATGCAGGCAAACGCGCAGGCAGTCTGGGTGATGCCGCAGCGTTTAGTTTTTATCCTGGCAAAAACCTAGGTGCCCTGGGCGATGGCGGCGCGATCACGACAGATGATGATGCGTTGGCGGCGCGCTTACGTAAATTGCGCAATTACGGCTCCAGCGTCAAGTATCAGCATGATGAACTCGGGGTGAACTCCCGATTGGATGAGCTGCAAGCAGCGGTTTTGCGCGCCAAACTGCCTTTCTTGGATGCTGAAAACGATGCCCGCCGTGCCGTGGCGCAGCAGTACATGGACGCGCTAGCGGGGGCTCCCATAGAGCTTCCGTTTGTGCCGCAAGGGGTTGATCCTGTTTGGCACCTATTCGTGGTGCGTACAGCTGCACGCGACACCTTGATTCAGGGATTGAAGGCACATGGCATAGGGCACATGATCCATTACCCTATTGCATGCCATGCGCAGCCTGCCTATGCAGACCAGGTCTGGCCCGCATTACCAGTGGCGGAAGCCTTGCAGCACGAGGTCTTGAGCCTGCCGATTGCACCTTACCTATCTGCACAAGACGTGCAGGCGGTCACAGATGCTGTGAGAGCTAGTCTGTCATGA
- a CDS encoding sugar 3,4-ketoisomerase, producing the protein MSLSDCRMLELPKIHDPRGNLTFIESDSHIPFGIERVYWVYDVPGGSERGGHAHKGLHQFIVAMSGSFDVVLDDGKDKKRVHLSRSYNGLYICPMIWRELDNFSSNSVCMVLASSKYDEADYFRDYAEFMKARWS; encoded by the coding sequence ATGTCGTTAAGTGATTGCCGCATGCTGGAGTTGCCCAAGATCCATGATCCGCGTGGCAATCTCACGTTCATTGAATCCGACAGCCATATTCCCTTTGGAATTGAACGGGTGTATTGGGTATACGACGTCCCAGGTGGCTCTGAACGAGGGGGACATGCCCACAAAGGCTTGCACCAGTTTATTGTCGCGATGTCAGGCAGTTTTGATGTTGTGCTTGATGATGGCAAAGACAAAAAACGTGTGCACTTGAGCCGCTCATACAACGGGCTCTACATCTGTCCCATGATTTGGCGGGAGCTGGATAACTTTTCTTCCAACTCGGTATGCATGGTCTTGGCTTCCTCCAAGTACGACGAGGCGGACTACTTTCGTGACTATGCCGAGTTTATGAAAGCGAGATGGTCGTAA
- a CDS encoding glycosyltransferase: MTKTLDLGCGARPQNPFNADEVFGIDIGTDFGAHVRSVDLAIEPIPFEDNSLDFVTAYDFLGYVPRVIYTPKRRNSFVELINEVYRVLKPGGYFLSSTPAYPHGEAFQDPTHVNIMTDQTLPLCFDDTTRAAARYGFNGAFRIETHEWRGPHIFAVMQKVNLEQLHAPVTDANRKVSVFIPIYNGEKFIAQTLDSVLAQTMVDFEVVCIDDQSTDGSLAVLQAYAQKDARIRVFQTPHNMGTAPRALNYGLQFMQGGYFVYSSQDDLFSTDWLEKTRARAIATGADAVIPDLVFYYPDEPSRNRTLSGLHGDRAVVLNNRNAVQYSLQWEIPGNALWNANLVKKFKFEEFGLNSDEFSVRVFFMNCNQVAFSEGCFYYRQDNPMAVTKRITYKTFDRPYTQFRLYQYLKENRFSQEYVHREAIKVVDLMKGMRQWLDHNAANMPPDEVSKAQERLQMTMDCLKNDAMFSAVI; this comes from the coding sequence ATGACAAAAACGCTGGACTTAGGATGTGGTGCTAGGCCCCAAAACCCATTTAATGCCGACGAAGTGTTCGGCATTGATATAGGGACTGATTTCGGTGCTCACGTCAGGTCTGTAGACCTAGCGATCGAGCCTATACCGTTTGAAGACAACTCGCTTGACTTTGTTACTGCGTATGATTTTCTTGGTTATGTTCCCCGTGTGATCTACACCCCCAAGCGGCGCAACTCTTTTGTAGAGTTGATCAACGAGGTGTACCGGGTGCTGAAACCGGGAGGCTACTTTTTGTCCTCGACACCGGCATACCCGCATGGCGAGGCCTTTCAGGATCCTACGCACGTCAACATCATGACGGACCAAACACTGCCGCTGTGCTTTGACGACACAACACGCGCGGCAGCCAGGTACGGATTTAACGGCGCCTTTCGCATCGAAACTCACGAGTGGCGGGGCCCGCACATTTTCGCGGTCATGCAAAAAGTGAACCTCGAACAATTGCATGCCCCAGTGACAGACGCCAATCGCAAGGTCAGCGTGTTTATTCCGATCTACAACGGGGAAAAGTTCATAGCGCAGACGCTGGATTCGGTGCTTGCCCAAACCATGGTGGACTTTGAAGTGGTGTGTATTGATGACCAGTCCACTGACGGCAGCTTGGCTGTTTTGCAAGCCTATGCACAAAAAGATGCGCGCATCCGTGTGTTTCAAACGCCGCACAACATGGGTACCGCCCCAAGAGCTCTGAACTATGGCTTGCAGTTTATGCAGGGGGGCTACTTCGTGTATTCATCCCAAGATGACCTATTTTCGACAGATTGGCTGGAGAAAACCAGGGCGCGTGCAATTGCAACGGGCGCTGATGCGGTCATCCCAGATCTGGTTTTCTATTACCCCGACGAACCGAGTCGCAATCGCACGTTAAGCGGCCTTCATGGCGACCGTGCGGTGGTGTTAAACAATCGCAATGCAGTGCAGTATTCCTTGCAATGGGAAATCCCGGGCAATGCGCTGTGGAATGCCAACTTGGTCAAGAAGTTCAAGTTTGAAGAGTTTGGTTTGAACTCCGACGAGTTTTCGGTCCGTGTGTTTTTTATGAACTGCAACCAGGTCGCGTTCAGCGAAGGCTGCTTTTACTACCGCCAAGACAATCCCATGGCCGTGACGAAACGCATTACCTATAAGACCTTTGATCGACCTTATACCCAATTTCGCCTCTACCAATATCTCAAAGAGAACCGATTCTCTCAAGAGTATGTGCATCGCGAGGCCATTAAGGTAGTCGATCTTATGAAGGGCATGCGTCAATGGTTGGATCACAATGCCGCAAATATGCCGCCCGACGAAGTGAGCAAAGCGCAGGAGCGCTTGCAAATGACAATGGATTGCCTCAAAAATGACGCCATGTTTTCGGCAGTTATCTAG
- a CDS encoding GDP-mannose 4,6-dehydratase, producing MAKKALITGITGQDGSYLAEHLLSMGYEVYGLIRRNSVTEHQQSRLEHIADSVQNEYGDVLDVASIDRVLSKVKPDEVYNLAAQSHVRISFDIPQFTVQANALGAMNVLESVRTHCPEARFYQASSSEMFGNSVDIDGKQREDTRMTPVSPYGCAKLFAYSMVRNYRNAYKLFASNGILFNHESPRRASNFVTTKIVKNAILISRGKVKQLELGNLDSQRDWGHSKDYVKAMHLILNHDRSDDFVVSTGETRSIRDLCEIVFRKLGLDYRDYVVQNPKYMRPEELSYLCGDSTKIRTTLHWKPDYSFEMLIDDMLDSFQGLV from the coding sequence ATGGCTAAGAAAGCACTCATTACAGGCATCACTGGGCAAGATGGATCGTACCTCGCGGAACACTTGCTATCTATGGGATATGAGGTCTACGGATTAATCCGACGAAACTCTGTAACGGAGCACCAGCAATCTCGCCTTGAGCACATTGCCGATTCCGTTCAAAACGAATATGGTGATGTACTCGATGTTGCCTCGATCGATCGCGTTCTCTCCAAAGTAAAGCCTGACGAAGTCTATAACTTGGCAGCGCAGAGCCATGTGCGTATCAGTTTTGATATTCCTCAGTTTACTGTTCAGGCCAACGCCTTAGGTGCGATGAATGTTTTGGAGTCAGTCAGAACCCACTGTCCAGAGGCTCGTTTTTATCAAGCTAGCTCTTCTGAAATGTTTGGCAATAGTGTGGATATTGATGGCAAGCAGCGTGAAGATACGCGCATGACACCTGTTAGCCCCTACGGGTGCGCTAAGCTGTTTGCCTACAGCATGGTTCGCAACTATCGCAATGCATACAAGCTGTTTGCATCTAACGGCATTCTGTTTAATCATGAGTCTCCGCGCCGTGCTTCTAACTTTGTAACTACAAAAATCGTAAAGAATGCGATTCTGATTTCGAGGGGAAAAGTAAAGCAGCTAGAGCTAGGCAATCTTGACTCTCAACGCGACTGGGGGCATTCCAAAGATTATGTCAAGGCAATGCACCTGATCCTTAATCATGATAGATCCGATGATTTCGTGGTTTCGACTGGCGAGACGCGCTCCATAAGAGATTTGTGCGAAATAGTGTTTCGCAAACTTGGGCTGGATTACCGTGACTATGTCGTTCAAAACCCGAAATACATGCGTCCCGAAGAGCTTAGTTATCTGTGCGGTGATTCCACAAAAATTCGCACGACGCTTCATTGGAAGCCTGATTACAGCTTCGAGATGCTGATTGATGACATGTTGGACAGTTTTCAGGGATTAGTGTGA
- a CDS encoding NAD-dependent epimerase/dehydratase family protein, which translates to MSRYLVTGADGFIGRHLVALLRSVEPHADVLTVGRHCKLDVRENCMDVFMAAGAVDYIFHLADVSGNAQWSAQHAVDQFFSNTKISTNVLEATAVHQRSARFIGVSSLWAYPSHVRLARESDYWTGPLVEATQHYGFNKKLIGVGLQACKQQYGQKGTVLVLGSTYGPGDRSDHVIPSLIQRMSDNQKSLEIWGNGYQRRDFTFVEDQVRSMYLHRDFDGPLLNISSGRTYSIRDVVSALVSTSQYGGEVRYQSDDPGEVDERALDISLATAYSGWPSIHKMHTLEEGIRLTLKGRQNHG; encoded by the coding sequence ATGAGCCGCTATTTGGTGACTGGGGCCGACGGCTTTATTGGCCGCCATCTTGTTGCTCTTCTCCGGAGCGTTGAGCCGCATGCAGACGTCTTGACGGTTGGACGTCATTGCAAACTAGACGTACGTGAGAACTGCATGGATGTGTTCATGGCAGCTGGTGCGGTTGATTACATTTTTCATCTGGCAGATGTTTCAGGCAATGCGCAATGGTCTGCACAACACGCAGTCGATCAATTTTTTTCGAACACAAAGATAAGCACCAATGTTTTGGAGGCCACAGCCGTTCATCAAAGATCAGCCCGATTTATTGGGGTGAGCTCATTATGGGCGTATCCATCGCATGTGCGTTTGGCGCGTGAGTCAGATTATTGGACTGGCCCACTGGTTGAAGCAACACAGCACTACGGTTTCAATAAAAAATTGATTGGCGTAGGCTTGCAAGCGTGCAAGCAGCAATATGGCCAAAAAGGTACGGTCTTAGTGCTTGGGAGTACCTATGGTCCAGGCGATCGATCTGACCATGTGATTCCATCACTGATTCAACGCATGAGTGATAACCAAAAATCGCTAGAGATTTGGGGTAATGGATATCAACGGCGAGATTTTACATTTGTAGAAGATCAAGTGCGTTCTATGTATCTGCACCGAGATTTCGATGGGCCTCTCTTGAATATATCGAGTGGGCGCACTTACAGCATCCGAGATGTTGTAAGTGCGCTGGTATCGACTAGTCAGTATGGGGGAGAGGTGCGGTATCAATCAGATGATCCAGGTGAGGTTGATGAGAGAGCGTTGGACATATCCTTGGCAACAGCCTATTCGGGTTGGCCAAGTATTCACAAGATGCACACCTTGGAAGAGGGAATCAGATTAACTTTGAAGGGTAGACAAAATCATGGCTAA
- a CDS encoding class I SAM-dependent methyltransferase — protein MFRNQCLCCGSSELLEIVNLGMHPMADTFVPADKLDVADRVYPLICDLCPSCKQIQLRTITDPDERYVDVDYSYTSSNSQTSRAHWQEYAQHTSRVCHLPKGSTVVEIGSNDGYLLEQYSALGFRSVGIEPSPVMASMAQARGMHTELGYFSLAKAVELVEKLDLKPKLIVANNVFNHSNDPLDFAKGISTLLDRSGVFVFELPYWLASIEQGKFDQIYHEHVSYFTVLYARNLFEAVGMHVIDVEEVDYHGGSIRVYVSHDASIKKPAVIESFVERESKAGLFCLDTYKDFSKNIEDHKNAFLKHLYSLRSKGKKVICVGAAAKGNTFLNYYKLDQFSIDFVTDASLSKIGKFTPLSRIPIQDDAAISKYEEVFIIILSWNLEAVLKKKLAEINPNINLLNPFSS, from the coding sequence ATGTTTCGTAACCAATGTCTCTGTTGTGGATCCAGTGAGTTGCTGGAAATCGTGAATCTTGGCATGCATCCCATGGCTGACACATTTGTGCCTGCAGACAAGCTTGATGTGGCGGACCGTGTTTACCCCTTGATTTGCGATCTCTGTCCGAGCTGCAAACAGATTCAGCTCAGAACGATTACAGATCCTGATGAGCGCTACGTTGACGTCGACTATTCGTACACATCTTCCAACTCCCAGACTTCTCGGGCCCATTGGCAAGAGTATGCCCAGCACACAAGCCGTGTGTGTCATCTTCCCAAGGGATCCACGGTAGTCGAGATCGGTTCGAATGATGGCTATCTGCTGGAGCAGTACAGTGCTTTGGGCTTCCGCAGTGTTGGGATCGAGCCTTCTCCGGTGATGGCATCCATGGCGCAAGCTAGAGGCATGCACACCGAGCTTGGGTACTTTTCCCTTGCAAAGGCGGTGGAGTTAGTTGAAAAGCTTGATCTAAAGCCAAAGTTGATAGTAGCCAATAATGTATTCAATCATAGTAATGATCCATTGGATTTCGCAAAAGGTATATCCACACTATTGGACCGCTCAGGTGTGTTCGTATTCGAATTACCCTACTGGCTGGCATCCATAGAACAAGGAAAATTTGATCAAATTTACCATGAGCACGTTTCCTATTTTACGGTTTTGTATGCAAGGAACTTATTCGAGGCCGTAGGTATGCATGTCATTGATGTTGAGGAGGTTGACTATCACGGCGGGTCAATTCGAGTCTACGTTTCGCATGACGCTAGCATTAAAAAACCAGCAGTGATTGAATCCTTTGTGGAGAGAGAATCAAAAGCCGGCTTGTTTTGCTTGGATACCTATAAAGATTTTTCAAAGAATATTGAAGATCATAAAAATGCTTTTCTAAAGCATCTCTACTCTTTGAGGTCCAAAGGGAAAAAAGTTATTTGTGTGGGCGCTGCAGCCAAAGGCAATACCTTTTTGAACTACTATAAATTAGATCAGTTTAGCATTGACTTTGTTACCGATGCATCGTTAAGCAAGATTGGGAAGTTTACGCCTTTGTCCCGTATACCAATTCAGGATGATGCAGCTATAAGTAAATATGAAGAAGTTTTCATAATTATATTGTCGTGGAATCTAGAGGCTGTTTTGAAGAAAAAACTTGCTGAAATTAACCCAAATATTAATCTACTTAATCCATTTTCATCATGA
- a CDS encoding glycosyltransferase family 2 protein codes for MKISICCPSYKRPTSMQRLVESAFSTCDDKTQVELVFYLDFDDLASKEMAVELMRVHGATNVKAITGPKIKLSHMWNHCANLATAEILMVCGDDIVFNTQNWDKLVWDAFEAVEDKIMFLHGDDGLHANRFGTHGFLHRNWVNTVGYLLPPYFSADWCDTWINDVANMLNRRVYIPIVTEHLHFVLNKATIDVTHQERLERDRIDNNKQIYTDKKLERDLDFLKLKTFMLQHAMERVLSIKV; via the coding sequence ATGAAAATATCAATTTGCTGCCCTAGCTACAAACGGCCCACTAGCATGCAAAGGTTGGTGGAAAGTGCCTTTTCTACGTGCGATGATAAAACGCAGGTTGAGCTTGTTTTTTACTTGGACTTTGATGATCTTGCCTCAAAAGAAATGGCGGTCGAGTTAATGAGAGTTCATGGGGCAACGAATGTCAAAGCGATTACCGGTCCAAAAATAAAATTGAGCCACATGTGGAATCATTGTGCAAATCTTGCTACGGCAGAAATTCTTATGGTGTGTGGTGACGACATTGTGTTTAATACGCAAAATTGGGATAAGCTAGTTTGGGATGCATTTGAAGCAGTGGAAGACAAAATTATGTTTTTGCATGGTGATGATGGTTTGCATGCAAATCGTTTTGGAACTCACGGATTTTTGCATAGAAATTGGGTGAATACAGTGGGTTATTTATTGCCGCCTTACTTCAGCGCGGATTGGTGTGACACGTGGATCAATGACGTTGCAAACATGCTCAATCGCCGCGTTTACATTCCGATCGTCACAGAGCATCTTCACTTTGTTCTGAACAAAGCAACCATTGATGTAACACACCAAGAGCGGTTAGAGCGAGATCGCATCGATAACAACAAGCAAATTTATACGGATAAAAAGTTAGAGAGAGATTTAGACTTTCTGAAGTTGAAGACGTTCATGCTTCAGCATGCTATGGAGAGGGTTTTATCTATCAAGGTCTAG
- a CDS encoding acyltransferase, translated as MANGALAAYFVHALADCQTDNIGIGSKVWQFTVVLPGARIGANCNINSHCFIENDVTVGDNVTLKCGVYLWDGIHLDNNVFVGPNVTFTNDKKPVSKQYPEKFLATRVLEGASIGAGAVILPGLTIGRYARVGAGAVVTKDVPDHALVYGAAARIRALGG; from the coding sequence ATGGCGAACGGCGCACTTGCTGCCTATTTTGTTCATGCCTTGGCTGACTGCCAAACTGACAATATAGGAATTGGATCCAAGGTATGGCAGTTCACCGTGGTCTTGCCGGGTGCACGCATTGGTGCGAACTGCAACATCAATAGCCACTGCTTTATTGAGAATGATGTGACGGTTGGAGACAACGTCACGCTTAAGTGCGGGGTCTACCTTTGGGATGGTATTCACCTCGATAACAATGTGTTTGTTGGGCCTAACGTCACGTTTACCAATGATAAGAAGCCAGTTTCCAAGCAATACCCAGAGAAATTCTTGGCGACTCGGGTTTTGGAAGGCGCATCTATTGGTGCGGGTGCGGTGATATTGCCGGGGCTCACCATCGGTCGATATGCACGTGTTGGCGCGGGTGCCGTAGTGACCAAAGATGTGCCCGACCATGCATTAGTTTATGGCGCTGCAGCACGTATTCGTGCCTTAGGTGGCTAG
- a CDS encoding HlyD family type I secretion periplasmic adaptor subunit, with amino-acid sequence MESANKSYLARLFFWSPRKASKGKTVIEYLPDADEIERSPVPPLAQGTMHVLIACVLAFGVWASLAQLDQVVLAQGSLINPLPNIVVQPLESSIIQSVPVRVGQVVKKGDVLATLDATFIQADENQLRHKLDSLETQAQGLSQELSGQPASNPSLATEDDQLQASLIAERRANYRAQQSKLAETSAKLRAALATNRNDQRQVASRLKSIKELESMQEKMVAQKFGAPMQLLEAQQRSKEVERDLDLVVSREQEILRELAAFEAEKIAFEKGWRQKTMEELLTISRERDALKEQLLKADKRHRLVTLVAPEDAIVLDIAKLSPGAIVKEAETFFTLVPLNVKLEAEVRVDASDVGYIRMDHPVHLKISAFPFQRHGTLDGKVRTVSPDAFRRDNASQGAAETYYMSRITLESTELKSMLEGARLLPGMSLTAEIVVNKKSIISYLAWPITKGLDEAAREPR; translated from the coding sequence ATGGAATCAGCAAACAAGTCATATTTAGCGCGCTTGTTTTTCTGGTCGCCACGCAAGGCTTCCAAAGGCAAGACGGTCATTGAGTATCTGCCCGATGCAGATGAGATCGAGCGCAGTCCTGTTCCGCCTTTGGCGCAAGGAACAATGCACGTACTGATCGCGTGCGTGCTTGCTTTTGGTGTTTGGGCTAGCCTGGCCCAGCTCGACCAGGTGGTCTTGGCGCAAGGTAGTTTGATTAACCCATTGCCCAACATCGTGGTGCAGCCGCTGGAGTCTTCGATTATTCAAAGCGTGCCAGTGCGCGTTGGACAGGTCGTGAAAAAGGGGGATGTGCTTGCGACTTTGGACGCCACCTTTATTCAGGCTGACGAAAACCAATTGCGGCATAAATTGGATAGCTTGGAGACTCAAGCGCAGGGCCTAAGCCAAGAGCTATCAGGGCAGCCTGCTTCTAACCCGTCGCTTGCCACTGAAGATGACCAACTACAGGCCAGTTTGATTGCTGAGCGCAGAGCCAATTACCGCGCGCAACAATCCAAGCTCGCCGAGACTTCTGCGAAGCTACGTGCAGCACTTGCCACTAACCGCAATGACCAAAGGCAAGTGGCCTCGCGTTTGAAGTCCATCAAAGAGTTGGAGTCCATGCAAGAAAAAATGGTGGCACAGAAATTTGGTGCGCCTATGCAGTTGCTTGAGGCGCAACAACGCAGCAAAGAGGTGGAGAGAGACTTGGACCTGGTGGTGAGTCGGGAGCAAGAAATCCTGCGGGAGCTAGCAGCGTTCGAGGCCGAAAAAATTGCGTTTGAGAAAGGCTGGCGTCAAAAGACCATGGAAGAGCTACTCACCATTAGTCGTGAGCGCGATGCACTCAAAGAGCAACTGCTCAAGGCTGACAAGCGTCATAGATTGGTGACGTTGGTGGCGCCTGAAGATGCCATTGTGTTGGACATCGCAAAGCTGTCACCCGGGGCGATCGTGAAAGAGGCAGAAACGTTCTTTACGCTGGTACCACTGAATGTGAAACTAGAGGCTGAGGTGCGCGTGGACGCGAGTGATGTAGGCTACATCCGCATGGATCACCCCGTGCACTTAAAGATTTCCGCTTTCCCATTCCAACGCCATGGCACGCTGGATGGGAAAGTGCGTACAGTGAGCCCGGATGCTTTCCGCCGAGACAACGCAAGTCAGGGCGCTGCAGAAACTTATTACATGTCCCGAATCACACTGGAGTCCACGGAACTGAAAAGTATGCTGGAGGGCGCACGGCTGCTCCCGGGCATGAGCCTTACCGCCGAGATTGTGGTGAACAAGAAGTCCATCATCTCTTACTTGGCTTGGCCGATCACCAAAGGCTTAGACGAAGCGGCACGAGAGCCACGGTGA
- a CDS encoding peptidase domain-containing ABC transporter produces the protein MADRFPHTTIQCLAAIAQHHRLAINPERLIEDYALGSEEPGTATVLRIAADIGLKAKMDKFTWAGLQAQGGVFPLIARMTDNNCVIVMAASAKGDGQVAVLNPLADNATEVLLIDKEKFCSKWKGDVFLMKRLFAAADEKQPFGFRWFIPEILKQKAALRDIAIAAVALHFLGLASPMFFQLVIDKVLVHQSESTLWVLGIGVVVALVFESMFGFLRQLLTLSASNKIDMRLTRRTFAHLLSLPIDYFETTTAGVITRHMQQVEKIRAFLTGRMFFTAIDATSLFIFLPILFTYSVKLALITLVFTMLIGGIVMGMVPMFQRRLNDLYAAEGERQSMMVETIHGMRTVKALAIEPAQRRLWDQRSAQAINMHFRVGKMAITGNAITDFLGKLLPVVIIFIGAQEIFDKTMSVGALIGFQMLSGRVMAPLIAIVSLVNEYQETALSVRMLGGVMDREPEGRASAGGLRPELAGEISFEDVTFRYPGSSVTALDRASLTIPAGAVVGIVGRSGSGKTTLTKLIQGLYNVQEGIVRFDRTDAREIELPHLRRQIGVVLQENFLFRGSVRDNIAAAKPEATFEEIVAAAESSGAAEFIERMPQGYNTMLEENASNLSGGQKQRLSIARTLLSKPRILVLDEAASALDPESEAIFIKNLSRIAVGRTVVMISHRLSTLVNAHAILVMQQGKLVDSGRHAELLTRCETYQQLWNQQTSHI, from the coding sequence ATGGCAGATCGCTTTCCACACACCACCATACAGTGCCTTGCTGCTATTGCGCAGCATCATCGCTTAGCCATCAACCCAGAGCGCCTCATTGAGGATTACGCGTTGGGTTCGGAAGAGCCTGGCACTGCTACGGTGTTGCGCATTGCCGCAGACATTGGCCTGAAGGCCAAGATGGACAAGTTCACATGGGCTGGTTTGCAGGCTCAAGGCGGTGTGTTCCCCTTGATAGCGCGAATGACGGACAACAATTGCGTCATTGTGATGGCCGCATCAGCAAAGGGTGACGGTCAGGTTGCAGTGCTCAATCCCTTAGCGGACAACGCTACCGAAGTCCTGTTGATTGATAAAGAGAAATTTTGCTCCAAGTGGAAGGGCGATGTCTTTCTAATGAAGCGCTTGTTTGCCGCGGCTGACGAGAAGCAACCGTTCGGCTTTAGATGGTTCATTCCCGAGATACTCAAGCAAAAGGCCGCGCTACGCGACATTGCAATTGCCGCTGTGGCGCTCCATTTCTTGGGCCTAGCGTCACCCATGTTTTTTCAGCTGGTCATCGACAAGGTGCTTGTGCATCAGAGTGAGTCCACTTTATGGGTGTTGGGCATCGGCGTAGTGGTTGCTCTGGTATTTGAGTCCATGTTTGGCTTCTTGCGCCAGCTGCTAACTCTCTCTGCGTCCAACAAAATTGACATGCGTTTGACGCGTCGAACCTTTGCACATTTGTTGTCACTCCCGATAGACTACTTTGAAACCACGACGGCAGGCGTGATTACGCGGCACATGCAGCAAGTGGAAAAGATACGCGCGTTCTTGACGGGCCGCATGTTCTTTACAGCCATTGACGCTACATCTCTCTTTATCTTCTTGCCGATCTTGTTTACGTACTCGGTCAAGCTTGCACTCATTACCCTTGTGTTCACCATGCTGATTGGTGGGATAGTGATGGGCATGGTGCCCATGTTTCAGAGGCGTCTCAATGACCTGTATGCAGCGGAGGGTGAACGCCAGTCCATGATGGTAGAGACCATTCATGGCATGCGTACCGTCAAGGCGCTTGCCATCGAGCCCGCACAGCGACGACTGTGGGACCAGCGATCTGCGCAAGCTATCAACATGCACTTTCGGGTGGGCAAGATGGCTATTACCGGCAATGCCATCACGGACTTCTTGGGCAAGCTTTTGCCAGTGGTCATCATTTTCATTGGGGCGCAAGAGATATTTGACAAAACAATGTCTGTGGGGGCGCTCATTGGCTTTCAAATGTTGTCTGGCCGTGTCATGGCACCCTTGATTGCGATCGTTTCTCTGGTCAATGAGTACCAAGAAACTGCATTGTCGGTGCGCATGCTGGGCGGGGTCATGGACAGAGAGCCAGAAGGGCGAGCCAGTGCGGGTGGGTTACGCCCTGAGCTTGCCGGAGAAATTTCATTCGAAGATGTGACTTTCAGATACCCAGGTTCTTCAGTCACTGCACTAGATCGAGCTAGCCTAACAATACCTGCTGGGGCAGTCGTTGGCATTGTGGGGCGCAGTGGTTCGGGTAAGACCACGTTGACCAAGCTCATTCAAGGTCTCTATAACGTGCAAGAAGGTATTGTTCGTTTCGATAGAACCGATGCGCGTGAGATTGAGCTTCCGCACTTGCGACGCCAAATTGGCGTGGTCTTGCAAGAGAACTTCTTGTTTCGCGGCTCAGTTCGCGACAACATTGCGGCAGCCAAGCCAGAGGCCACGTTTGAGGAAATCGTAGCCGCAGCAGAGTCTTCTGGGGCCGCAGAATTTATTGAGCGTATGCCGCAGGGCTACAACACCATGTTGGAAGAAAACGCGTCTAACCTGTCTGGCGGACAAAAGCAGCGATTGTCTATTGCACGCACGCTTTTGAGTAAGCCCCGCATACTCGTCTTGGACGAAGCTGCCAGTGCGCTGGACCCTGAGAGTGAGGCGATTTTCATCAAGAATTTGTCAAGGATTGCAGTGGGGCGCACCGTCGTCATGATTTCACATCGACTTTCGACTCTGGTGAATGCCCATGCCATTCTTGTCATGCAACAAGGCAAGCTCGTGGATAGCGGCCGACATGCAGAACTTCTCACACGTTGTGAAACTTACCAGCAGCTATGGAATCAGCAAACAAGTCATATTTAG